DNA from Marinitoga sp. 38H-ov:
AAAGGGCATATATATATAGATAATTTCAATTTAAATATGTTTAGTGAAACTGCTAAAAAATCATTAAAAATATTTGGAAGTTTTGCATCAACATTTTTAACTTTAAAGGCTTTAAGAGATGAAGAAAAAAATGCTAATGAATTAAATAAAATATATTTAAGTTTTATAACTCATGAGGTAAGAACTCCTTTGACAGCTATATTAGGATATGCAGAAAGTATTTTAAGAAGTAAAAATGATTTATCAAAGGATGAAATAATAGATTTAGTAAGAAAAATATATTTAAGTTCAAAGCATATGAATTCGTTAATATCTGATTTATCAACATTTAATAAGCTAAATAGAGAAGAGGAAATAAATATAACAGAGTTACATTTAAAATTTTTAATTTACGAATCAATATCAATAGTTGAACCTCAATTATCACCGGAAGTAGAGTTAAATATAAAATTTGGAGAAAATATTCCAGAAATGATAGAAACTGATCCAATTAAAATGAAACAAATTTTAGTAAATATTGTTGGAAATGCTATTAAATATACTGACGAAGGATATGTTAATGTTAAAATAAATTTTGATGAGAAAACAAAAGAATATATAATTATTGTTGAAGATAGTGGACCAGGAATGCCAACAGAAAAATTAAGTGAAATATTTAAACCATTTGTTAGACTTTCTAAAAACAAACCAG
Protein-coding regions in this window:
- a CDS encoding HAMP domain-containing sensor histidine kinase; this encodes MNCENDILSNFELMAELSTKFTGEENEKEFMKKLLSVAVESIPEAEAGTIWLIDNTLYKAVAGYNYNENIIENLIVPLEDSYIYKYIDREDILEIDSFEEYRSPSQIFKESVFMLHEKHEKMITLAYPLKVGNKIKGHIYIDNFNLNMFSETAKKSLKIFGSFASTFLTLKALRDEEKNANELNKIYLSFITHEVRTPLTAILGYAESILRSKNDLSKDEIIDLVRKIYLSSKHMNSLISDLSTFNKLNREEEINITELHLKFLIYESISIVEPQLSPEVELNIKFGENIPEMIETDPIKMKQILVNIVGNAIKYTDEGYVNVKINFDEKTKEYIIIVEDSGPGMPTEKLSEIFKPFVRLSKNKPGSGLGLAIVKKLIEQLKGRINVISELGKGTIFELRFPQHI